attacatttaccaGTGTTATTTCATTTACCGTTGTTACATTAATTACTGAACTTAATTCATTCAGTTTTATCATAATTATTGATAGAAAAGATGTGTCAGCGGTATTTTGCGACGGGGGAACACTGACTGGATCaagagtaccccccccccccccccccaattctcCCAAGGTGCACCACGGAGCAAAGAGATGCTAGATAGTCTAGCTCAGGGATTGACCCTCTataatatatatgttttaattgTCAGGGTCTCAAGTTACTGTGACGAGTTAGAATAGTACAAAACACAAGATGCAATTTTATagtttggttgtgcatcagcagtttttctgttATCTCTGTCActgatagtcactcaattagcccatgacAGGTAACATTTGTTAGactggtaaattagtctagcggccagctatctaaacttgtagtaatcatagtccctgttagtgagcatttctcctttgccaagataatccatccgtctgacaggtgtggcatatcaagaagctaattaaacagcatcattattacacaggtgcactttgtgctggggacaataaacggCCACTCTAAATTTTGCAttcttgtcacacaacacaatgccacagatgtctcaagttttgagggagtgtgcaaccggcatgctgactgcaggagagtccaccagagctgttgccaaagaatttaatgttcatttctcgaccgtaagctgcctccaatgtcggaTTAGAGAATTTGGCGGTACGTCCAACCCGGCCTCACAAGCGCAGACCACGTgtgaccacgccagcccaggacctccacatccggccttTTCCCCTATGGGATCGTTTGAGGTGGTGGGGGGTGTTCAAATGAAGAATTTTCTGTATTTTACAAATATTTGTATGGACTTATTTTTTGTGGCACAAATAAGTCTGTTTTTAGTAGTTGTTGTCAACTCTGTCACCGCTGGCTAACCCCcttaagatatatattttttggtcaGTATTGAGAAAATCTATTTGAATCACTGTTCTGGAACAAATGCTTAAACTATTGATGTATTTGGTGTACTAGATCTaaggcagtggaggctgctgaggggaggatggctcctAATAATGTCAGGAATGGAGTGAGTGgagtggtatcaaccacatggaaaacaCATctttgtgtttgatgccattccgttgaatccattccagccattattatgagccgtcctcccttcagcagcatGCACTGATCTAATGGATGTTAACATAATAAATGTTGTTTTAAGTTATGAATCTAGATAGACATGCCAAAATGCCCGCCATCCAGTAATTGGATCATGATTACTAAGTTTAGATATCTGGCCGTTAAACTAATTCACCAGTCTAAAAAGATGTTAGCTGATGTAagataattgagtgactgtcagtggcTGACATATCaagagagaaactgctgatgcacaaccaaacttCGATATTGTACCTTGTGTATTTTGCATTTTCAGAAAGAAATGAAAGAATTAGGAGGTTATTTGGTCCATCAAAAtttatattttaaatgttttatatgaaGAAAAATATTTGTGTGAAGAAGGTAGAATTTGTCCCGTCTTTCAAGAATCCCTGAACTACAATATCTATTCCCAGTATCATTGGTCTGTAGCGTGTAGTAAAACCCCATCACCATGGGAACGCTGTGATTTGTTTCTGGGCTCCTTACCCGctgacaaaaacaaaacaaaacaatacgGAAATAAAACGGTAGGGAGCGTTTGTTTGTGCTCGTCGACGAAGACATACATGTTGAATACCCAATTCTCAGTCGACTGAAACATGTCTAAACTACAGTCGTTTCGTGTGTTTTTAAATGAGCGTTTAACCGCGGCAGCTGTGGAGATTTTCGGGGCAGTTGAAGAAACGGTAGCGGAGTACCGCGAGGAGAATGATCGGCTACGGAGACTGCTGCGGATCACACCGGAGATAAAACTATGTAGAATAGGTTAGTATGTAGATCTTCAGATGGctacgctgaacaaaaatattaacccAACATTTAACAATTTCTAAGATGTTaccaagttacagttcatataaggaattcaatcaattgaaataaatagattatgccctaatctatggatttcacattaacgggaatgcagatatgcatcttggtcacagataccttaaaaggtAGGGGggttgatcagaaaaccagtcagtatctggtgtgaccaccaaattttatttgtcacatgcaccgaatacaacaggtgtaaaccttacagtgaaatgcttacttacaagcccttaaccaacaatgcagtaaaaaaataataatgagaGCTGCAGTAAAATAACTGTAGAGAGGCTAtaaacagggggtacaggtagagtcaatgtgcgggggcacaggttagtcgaggtaattgaggtaatatgtacatgtagcagGAGTTATAGTGAGTATGCATagatatcatggtccaaacacactaagacaaaGTGACAAAGCctcttccacctcaggagactgaacataTTTTGCAattgtcctcagatcctcaaaaggttctacagctgcaccatcgagagcatcctgactggttgcattactgcctggtatggcaactgctcggggccaggcttcctgccatccaggacctctataccaggcggtgtcagaggaaggccctaaaaattgtcagactccagccaacctagtcatagactgttctctctgctaccgcacggcaagcggtaccagagcgccaagtctaggtccaaaaggcttcttaacagcttctacccccaagccatggctctgttggggcggtatgcaaattggagtgggcctagggtttctgagatgatggtgttgatgtgagccatgaccagctatataaaccacgcccctctgcaaACACGAGTTCTCCGATGTTTGTGACAATGCAGTACTTATTTAAAGAGAAGAGAATATTATGTTAGCACACAATAAAATTAAGTGATGTCACCTTGTCCCCTTAATAATatatccaagtgtttgacatgggggagggaaccagtaactttatgatcaaactttatcaatgtagaagcaacagtcatttttcatactttggtcatactccaatttcatgaaaaacatgattttgactgttcatgaccTTTAACTGTTCATGTGCTCTGGCAGAGTTCCCGGTCACGTGCTGTTTTCAACGAGAGAATTGGTTCTTGAGTTCAGTTCAGTTTATggctgtggctgtgccagctagtgacgaCTGTCTAAAGGCTCTATAGAtaacctctgctcctctctcctttcctccagactccctgcagctctctctcgctgtctctgaaGAGGAGGTTCTCCCTGATCAGCAGCACTGTGCGCAGGAGTGGAGCCCCAGTCTGGGGCAGGAGAACCCAGAGCTTCCACagattaaagaggaacaggaggaacTCAGGACCAGTCAGGAAGAAGAGCAGCTTCAAGGGCTGGAGGCTGATAATAAATTCACTCCTTCCTGTGTGAAAAGTGAATGTGATCAGGAGGACCCACTTCAGCCCTTCACTTCTCCCCAAACCCAGACTGTGGAGAACAGCGAGAGTGACCCTAAACAAGTGGATCTCACACCTTTTGTTACTGTGACCCACGTTAAGGGTCTCTACATTCCCTGTGACCCTCCAGATAATCACAACGGTGCCTCCAGCCAGCTCTCAGCCGTAAGCAGTGACCCGGTAGGACTTAACAGCAGCCCACCAATGGATCCCAACTCATCATTTGATCCCAGCTCATCATTGAATCCAAACCCATCAATGGGTGAACACCGTTTTAAACCCAGCACCACGTCCAGAAAAACTCACCACTGTGGTGAAATGTTTGCTCTGAAACCTGACCTGCAGAGGCATGTGACTCTCTCCAAGAAGAGACTCAGTGAATGCCGTTTCTGCAGAAAACGCTACAACTCCACCTGTAAACTGAAGGCCCATGTCAGCCTCTGTCACAGTGGGAAACCCTACACCTGCCCTGTTTGTAGCAAGACCTTCAAACTCAAAGGAGATCTGTCCAAGCACATGAGgattcacacaggggagaaacaaTTTAAGTGTGGCGACTGTGGCAAAAGCTTCCATTGCAAGCAACACTTAACAGTGCACATggtgactcacacaggagagaaaccatttagctgtgatgCTTGTGGGAAAAGCTTCAGTCAGAAAGGGTCCCTAAAGAACCATACActaactcacacaggagagaaaccatttagctgtgatgactgtgggaaaagcttctgTCACAAGTGGTCCCTAAAGAAGCATacactgactcacacaggagataaaccatttagctgtgatgCTTGTGGGAAAAGCTTCAGTCACAAGGGGTCCCTAAAGAAGC
This is a stretch of genomic DNA from Salvelinus alpinus chromosome 11, SLU_Salpinus.1, whole genome shotgun sequence. It encodes these proteins:
- the LOC139533690 gene encoding gastrula zinc finger protein XlCGF57.1-like gives rise to the protein MSKLQSFRVFLNERLTAAAVEIFGAVEETVAEYREENDRLRRLLRITPEIKLCRIDSLQLSLAVSEEEVLPDQQHCAQEWSPSLGQENPELPQIKEEQEELRTSQEEEQLQGLEADNKFTPSCVKSECDQEDPLQPFTSPQTQTVENSESDPKQVDLTPFVTVTHVKGLYIPCDPPDNHNGASSQLSAVSSDPVGLNSSPPMDPNSSFDPSSSLNPNPSMGEHRFKPSTTSRKTHHCGEMFALKPDLQRHVTLSKKRLSECRFCRKRYNSTCKLKAHVSLCHSGKPYTCPVCSKTFKLKGDLSKHMRIHTGEKQFKCGDCGKSFHCKQHLTVHMVTHTGEKPFSCDACGKSFSQKGSLKNHTLTHTGEKPFSCDDCGKSFCHKWSLKKHTLTHTGDKPFSCDACGKSFSHKGSLKKHTLTHTGEKPFSCDDCEKSFCHKWSLKKHTLTHTGEKPFSCDDCGKSFNQKGSLRNHQLTHTGEKLFSCDDCGKSFYQKGNLRNHQLTHTEEKPFSCDDCGKSFCHKGSLKKHQLTHTEEKPFICDDCGKSFTQKSNLLTHVKNIHKGGKQEEN